Genomic segment of Candidatus Eremiobacterota bacterium:
CCATCACTTTTCCTGTCTCTGCATGCAGACGGAGTATCCTGATTCTCCGGCCAGGGGGTAAAACCATTTATTACCGCCTGAGATTCTCCGGGATGCGGCGCACCACCACGAGGGCCAGGGCAATCTTCACTGCATCGCCGGGGAGAAAGGGCACAAGGCCCGTCATCAGCGCCGCAGAGAAGCTCATGTGGGTCACGAAGGCGAGCTGCGCCACACCGCATGCATAGATTGCCGCAGTGCCCGCAATGAGTGCCGCTAAAAGCCGTGGAATGTCATTTTTGCTGCCGGCGATGACTCCTATGATAAGGCTCCCCGCAATGAAGCCCCAGAGATAGCCGCCTGTAGGGCCGAAGAGCACTGCAAGCCCCGCGGCGCCCCCCGAGAAAACAGGGAAATTGAAGGCGCCCATCACCACGTAGAGAGCCTGCGAGAGCGGCCCCAGAAAAGGCCCCAGCAGGAGGCCCGACAGCATCGTGAAGAGGGACTGGAGGGTGAGGGGCACCAGGCCGAAGGGGAGAGGGACCGAAAGAAATCCCCCGAGCGCCGTGAGGCTCGCAAAAAGTGCCGTGCGGATGATATCTCTTGCGGAAAGCTTCATTTGTGCCTCAAGGAACGCTACAGGAAAAACCACGTGAGGAGGCTCGAGACGACACCCAGGCCCACCGAGGCCGCCAGGGAATTTTTCTGCTCGTGGCGCTCGTCGTCGGAAAGCAGGAAATAGGTGACGAGCGTGCCCGGTATGCCCACAAAGGGGATGACGCCGATGGATACCATGGAATAGGCCATGGCATCCCGGGGAAGGGCAAACTCCCACCATTTCCTCTCCACCCTCACCCTGAGGGGCACCTGCACCGTATCGCCCTCCCACTCAAGGAAGATATCGCCAAGGTAGCTGAAGGCCTTTTTCTGGCCACCCACGTCCACTGTTATCTCTATTACCTGGTGATTGCTGGTGAAGTGGGCCGGCAGCAGCTTCACCCAGTCCCTGTTCGAAGAGAGGGACGCCGCCAATGTCCCGCCGCCCCTGTTTTCCACCTTGAATAGTATTGTCACGGGATCGCG
This window contains:
- a CDS encoding biotin transporter BioY translates to MKLSARDIIRTALFASLTALGGFLSVPLPFGLVPLTLQSLFTMLSGLLLGPFLGPLSQALYVVMGAFNFPVFSGGAAGLAVLFGPTGGYLWGFIAGSLIIGVIAGSKNDIPRLLAALIAGTAAIYACGVAQLAFVTHMSFSAALMTGLVPFLPGDAVKIALALVVVRRIPENLRR